One Oreochromis niloticus isolate F11D_XX linkage group LG16, O_niloticus_UMD_NMBU, whole genome shotgun sequence genomic window carries:
- the cd302 gene encoding CD302 antigen: protein MESLKKSHRSLLWCVFVLCVQLPLTGGCPADGRTWLPFKDRCYHFVHGDEDKIKSYSFEDAKTHCKGFELLTIQSGEENKFVIDYSSEVWKNSPPVIVWLGMYYDSNTQNMTWLHDYAMNFSNWEDGSLMSDLAAMDKCAALHTNTGKWEIVSCSDDLENGVICEAAQDKEKAKRKPSAVLSALVILSVVAIVGVSAVVWFLHQKHNFGSGIVTAFEYHPPFRVPDTDQSCLVEAEETDSTP, encoded by the exons ATGGAGTCGCTGAAGAAAAGTCACCGCTCGTTGTTGTGGTGTGTCTTCGTGCTGTGTGTTCAGCTGCCTTTGACGGGAG GCTGCCCTGCAGATGGACGAACCTGGCTGCCCTTTAAGGACAGATGTTACCACTTTGTCCATGGAGACGAAGACAAAATCAAAAGCTACAGCTTCGAAGATGCAAAAACTCACTGCAAAGGCTTTG AACTTTTGACGATCCAGAGCGGGGAGGAGAATAAATTTGTCATCGACTATAGCTCTGAAGTGTGGAAAAACAGCCCGCCGGTCATCGTGTGGCTTGGAATGTATTACGACTCAAACA CTCAAAACATGACGTGGCTTCACGACTACGCGATGAATTTCTCTAACTGGGAGGACGGCTCTTTGATGTCAGACCTCGCAGCCATGGATAAATGTGCAgctctgcacacaaacacaggaaagTGGGAAATTGTCAGTTGCAGTGATGACCTGGAGAATGGGGTAATCTGTGAAGCCGCCCAGG ATAAAGAGAAAGCCAAGCGGA AACCTAGCGCAGTGCTCTCTGCCCTCGTCATTCTCAGCGTGGTGGCTATCGTGGGAGTCTCAGCTGTTGTTTGGTTTCTGCACCAGAAGCACAACTTTGGCTCCGGCATCGTCACGGCATTCGAGTACCACCCTCCTTTCCGAGTCCCTGACACAGACCAGTCGTGCCTGGTGGAGGCTGAGGAGACTGATAGCACACCATAG